From the genome of Brassica oleracea var. oleracea cultivar TO1000 chromosome C4, BOL, whole genome shotgun sequence:
AAGTATAGAGAACTTACCAAGTCTCCAGAGACGATGACAGATAAAACTGTTGCTTGCAGAGGAAGTCTTTGAACGATGATGGAGTACGCTTCAAGTAGGGCTAACGTAACGCTCCATGGTGTTACTAAACCCATCACTGTAACTAAATAACTGCTTCACAACACAACAGTCATAACTCTCTTCAAAACATTGTTTTATAGCTTAAAATGTAAATATTTCCAACTCTCTTTTTTTTACCAGAAGGCAGTGTAAGCGTAGAAATCGTCGTCATCGTTGAAGCACATGAAAAGAAGCGAAGCAGAAGAGAACAAAACCTGTCCAAGACGTAGACCAATGCTTGAGCTTGTTCCAACCGACGCCGTTCTGACCACTTCCATGAACTGAGACTTTGTTACCTCTTGTATTCCTTGTCATTCTTACATGCTTTTATCAGAGTTAAACTTTGACAAAAGTAAGAAACAGAGGAAAGGGTTCCTCTGTTTTTGCAGACAGAGGTGGAAAGACAGAAGTAGATGTGACAACAATGGGGTCAAAGGCTCATAAAAGGCATAATGGTTTTGCTTAATTATGGATTTTGTTCTTATTTCTTAACCAAACATCATCTTGCTGTTACAAGCAATTATCAAGATCTAGAAATATGATATCTTAATCACTAATAATTAGTCTTTTTATTCACAATAATTAGCTTGTGATTAAAACCAAAAGTGAAACAGCTAAACCACAAAATGATGGCTTTCCACGTGTACTAATGATCTGGAATCAATAATCTTCTGGAGACCCATAACCAGTGTTTTTAAAACCGGACCGGAAGCTGAACCGGATTTTTTTTGGGTCACAGTTCAATATGGTTCGACCGGATCAAACTTGGTTCAATACGGTTCGACCGGATCAAACTTGGTTCAATACTTTGGTTTAATATACTTTTAGTATATAAATTTTAAAGTAATGTTATTAAATATGATACATAATTAAAATATAAATAAATTTTAAACATAAAAACATTATAAATATAAACGAATTTTATATTTAATGGATGGTTTATAGATTTTTTATAGTTTTAGTGGCTTTTATCGGTTTAATAACTTTGAAATCCAATCCATCTACGTCGTCGGTTCATGGTCGAACCAATTATTAAGTCCAACCCGACTATATAACCGGTTCATGGTCGAACCCGGTCAACCATCAGGTCGGTCTGGTTTTGAAAACACTTCCCGTAACATTTACAAGCTCAGAGTATAAGTTTTTTTTCCAATCCAAGAAGAGTTACACATCAAAACCCTAATTCGAAAGTAACTAAAGGTCGACACTTTACATAAACTCAAATCGAAAGTTTCGATCTTTGCTAATATGTATACATAATGGGTAAATCACAAAAAAAAAAAAAAAAAATCATTGAATCGAGAGTACCTTAGAGGGATCTTCTTTAGAGGAGCGTTTAAGTTTCTTAGAGGAAGATGAAGATTTGCCCATCGTGCTCTCTCCCTCCTCTCCTCCTCTGTAGCTTCATCGCGACTCTTCAAAGTGAACCAAACAGGAAGTTGACCCGATACACAGAACCTATCGCCGCCCTCGATCTCTCCCATCTCAGATTTTCGAAAAGTTCGAATCTTTTCGCCCATAATATTAGAATGATCTCTTGAAGAATCAAAACATAGTTGCCTCTTAGAATCAGGAAGAAGATCATACATGCACACAGTCAAACAAATGAATTTCTTAACTGCATGTTTCTTTATAGCTTAAGTTGCTTCTAATCACAAGTGAAGAGGGTACCATGTTTTCAGTAAATTAACTTAACACCTTTGTGGATCTGATATTAGTTACCAAAGAAGTTAGTTGTATTCTGTTTTTCAGTTTGATCTCCGACAACAAAAAAGGTAATAAAGCTAGTGCAACCTCATACATATAATAGCATGATTAACTCACAGACCCCGTTAATATCTCTTAATGGTTATTTTAGTATATAATTGTTGACTAGAACTTTAGTTTAGAGATACTTAGACGGGTGTATTCAACTAAGAGTTTAAGATGATTTGTATTAAAATGACAAATCCAGTGTTATTCAAATGAGGATTTTAAAAAATACTTTCAAATCGAGTGTTATTGAACTTGTCATTTTAACAAACACTCTGAAATCCACTGTTATTGAACAAAATTTAAGTTGAAGATTTTAGAATGCTTTAAATGTTTTTAAGGTGTTTGAGAGAGATTTCTTAGTTATAAAAATAAAAATTCAAATCTCATGGTTTTAGATGAGATTCTAGAGTTATTTAACAAAAATTACACCAAATTCTAATATTCTTTTAAAATCATCTAAAAACTCACTAAAATCAAATCACTTCAAATTTCATATTCAATACACCCTCTTTAGATTTTGTGCTCCAATGCTAGTTTCTTATTTAAAAGTTCTTAAAAAATTACGTTGGGTTACAAATAAACAATTGAAAGATTTGGGGTCAATTAGAGAGGTATGTTCTGCAAATCTGATAATTTTGGGGTCAAAGAGTAATTATCCAAAGACAAAGGATCAGACTTGAAAATAAGCCAAGAATGGCCATTGGAGCTCACGACCTTTCTCTCCCGGATCTGGAGCATGATGGTGGAGGATCCGGCGACGGAAAAGCTTGATTCCATGGCGGAGGAAAGCTGAGACGGTATGTAACTGGAGAGCTTACTGCTGTTTGGGGAAAGGCTTGAATCACGGCGGAGAAGAGCACCGGCAGTGGAGTTCAGCCACGACGAAGACGAGACGGAAATGAACGACTATTCCGGAGAGAGAAAAAACAAAGTACCACACCTCTTTTCTATCTTCTAATTTCTCTACACGTGTCCACTAAGAAACGTCTCTTGCTTCCCCTAATTAAGAACCTTGTCTTCGATTTATATGCGTTTTTTCTTTTTTTTTTTTAAATCAAAATTAGGTTAATTAAGAAACCCATTAAAAACCTGCGTTAATTGTTCTCTAAGAGGCTAGGAGCCAACTAAAATGCAGTAGAAATACAAAAGGTAGAGCAATGTGATAATACAGAACAAATGAAAATGGTCAAAAATAGGGTTTGGGAGAAAATTTAATGGCAACAACAAAGTTCTATAACTGAGTCGGCGCCTGCGGTGAACAACCATGGTTGCCTCGGATGAATATTATTTATTCTATTAAAAGAGAATCACTCTGAAAAAATCTACTTAAGGTTGTTTGGACTATTTCCTAAGAGTTAATAATTTCATGGTCCTACTTAAATTTCTCCTAACAATATATTTTCATAAATTTCTCTGATTTTCTTTAGGTATTATAAGTGTGTCACTCCTACATTTATGGTAACTACTATATTACCTTCTATAAATCTCACCCCTTGATTATAAATTTCTCCATTTAGTTATTGATATCCCATATACAATTTACTAACCAGCATTTTTTTTGATGCAATAATATATAAACTCGTGGGTCCATAGACTAATCTATTATGTATGTGACCATATATATATATTATATAATGTTTATTTTAATTCTTAAATTCATATCTATATAAAACGAATGGTATAGTGCATATCACCATTAAATAATACATGCCATTTGAATTAAAATAGTCTGGTAAGTAATACATGTATTTTTTAAAAAATGAGTTAATGAAGTATGATAAATAATTATCACAAAATCATGTTTTACTATAGAACCGATCAAACTTAGTAGTATATTATATTATTTTCAGTTCATAAAAAACGATATTAACATATAAGTACTGAACAAATTTGAAAAAATGCATATGAAGTTAGTTAAAAATTATCTTCGGGCCAACTTATTTAATTGAGTTTTTACTATAATTCAGATACAACCACTTAAACTATATTATGGAAAATTAAAAAATACAAATATAATTAGGTCCAGAATTAATATTTATGTTATTTAAGTTTCAAGCTTGCAGGTTTCCGCGGGTTATTCAATCATATATTATATACTAAACACATTGAGATTGGTATAAACTCTTCAATAAATTTGGAATACCTAATTTAAACAAGATTTTTCTCTTTTGAAAAAGTATTAACCCCGTGTTTCGATTCAAAAGTTTGAATTGAGTTTTGAAAAAATATCATCCAATTTATACGGGATTTTATTGGGTCAACCAATATTGGATAGCAGGTTAATGATAGTTTCTACGTTTTTACCGATTTTTATCAGATTTTTATATATAAGGTTTTAACAAAATTCAGACCAGATTTATATGAATCACCTGATTTACTACTGAGACTGTAGGTTTGGTTCGGGTATGAAAACACTGCTAAAACTATTAAAAGTTCTACAATATATATACTATTAGATTAGCCCAAAATCTGCAAGTAAATTTTTTGTCTCATCAACTCAACAAATATAACTCTTACAAAATACACACAAAATGCAACAATGACGTTGTAACATAAGAATACACATATAAAATCTAAAATAAACTATTTGATAAATTATATAATTTTAAACTAAAATTTTTTTACTTTTTCGATATAATAACACTTTATAACTTAATAATATACTTCAAAACATCAAAACCAAAATAATAATTCATATCAAACAATATTCTTAATCGAAAAAAAATGAAACGCGGATCAAAATCTAGTAAATTATTAAAACATCAGCAATTACAAGTTCAATATATATATTAATAAAAGTGAAAGCGACAAAAATGACCCAGAGAATTTTCTCTCAAATCCTCTTAACACACTTCCATATTTCAGAGGATTTGAGAGTTTTTCTTTTTGCTTGTTTATAGTTTCGGTCAATAGATCGATCTTTTTGTTCGCGTAGGCGATTTTGTAGTGCAATCAACTTCAATCGAAGCTGATCTTATGTGTTCTTTCTTCTGCTTCGGTTGAGTTTTATTTGAATAAATAGTAAACTTTCAATTCAAATCGTTATCGATCTTCATGCTTTATATTTTCTGGCGATTTGTGTAGAAACTAGTAAAGATATCTCCTTTTTCGCAAAGACTTTTCATATCCCGTTTTGTTTTGTCTCGGGTCTTATCCTTCTTCTCAGATATGCACGTATTCGTTTTCTAGAGGAATCAATCTCTACTCTCCTTTAAAGTGGAGTCAACAGATTGCTTGCAGTGGAGTATCCTTGATGAAAAGGAAGAGGTGGTGATAGATTAATCTTGGCTGATTACAATAGGGATTTAGTAGAGTCGGCATCTGTATTGGGTTTTTAATCACTTGTATCCAAATCGGCTTTTGGGCCATTTAATATAAAAAGTTGACAAAAAAAAAAAGTGAAAGCGACAAAAACTAAATTCACAAAGTTTAGTAAAACTAAATTTATAAAATATAATTAGTATAGAAGCCATAGAGTCAAAAAAAAAGTTTACAAAGTATGACTCTGATTTTCTCTTTGTCGTATTATCATCCGTGAAAATGTAAATTCTAGATACACCTCAAAATTATTATTTTGGTTGTCCAAAGAAGTGCATGGGCCTAATAGGCCTGATAATTTACATGGGCCATCTAATGATTTTTTCCATTTGCAACTTTGCATCTAAATGTAGCAGAGGGATGTGCGTCATCAAAATCTAACAAGAACAAATATTTCAGATATATCACTTTTACTATGATAAAGTAAACGATGGATCAATTCCAGTAAGTCGTCATAACGAAATTCACGCCAAGTTTTACGTTGAAGAGTCTGCGATTAATTCAAACCCTTCGCCTGACGTTGGGTTGAATAATATTTTCTATGAAATTTACACTATATCGTTTTCAACCGTGAGATTAAGATTTTAACGGTGTAGATCAGTGAATGGATCTCCAACGGCCAAGCAAACCACCATCTACGTTAACGTACAAGTTTCGCCATCAATACGATAAAACGAAGATTCAATATAATTCCAGTTCACCTTGAATGATTTAGGGCTAAACGAAGATTCAACAAAGAATAGTCTTGTGTGGTTCACGAACATTTAGTTCACGAGCGTTTACCTAACTAAATGCATCAATCATTTGAGCTAATCCTAGGTTATTAAAAATAAAACTAAGATTGATATCGGGAACCTTGTGATCAAGTGGTAAAGTAACTTGTTTGAAACGCCTGATTTGCTTGATATCCGAAATTAAGTCATATTACTTTTAAACATCCGTACAAATTTGTGCTTTTTTTCTTTTGCTCCATTTGCATAGAATGCAGTTCATCACCTAATTGAAATTAATGTAAGCTTTCATTTATTTGGAATACCTTCAAATTAAAAAAACTAAAGAAATAAAATAGGATAGGTGTGTTGGAATGAGCTACAAGAGATATATTAGTTTTATTATTAATGTATTGTTCAATATGAATAATAATTTCAAAAAATTAATAATAATAATAAATTGGTAATTTTACCTTTAAGTTGAATTTATTGATAAAAATATTAAATATATGATTTGATTACTATTATCAGTTATTATATCCATAAAATAAATAAAAAATCAGTCATTCAAATTTAAAATTTATTGATAAAAGTAAATTAGATAAATATAAATTCACAAATTTTAGTAAAACTAAATTTATAAGAACTAATTACTATATAACCATAATGTTAACATTGTTTTAAATAAAATACTTATATAAAAAATTCATAACTTTAAAATTCATAAAATATTTTATTCCAAAAAATAAAATTGCAAGAATTTAATTTTCTCTTTGTCGTGCTTACATCCGTCGAAATTATTATCTTGGTTGTCCAAAAGAAGTGCATGGGCCTAAGACCATGAATATCGCGGGTCCTTAAATTGGTTTCTTCAGAAAATTAATGTGTGGACCCTACTTAAATTTTAAGGTCTCCAAAGTCACGAAATAAGGATTGATCTTGGGAGAGTTTTTGCACTGTTTGTGGATCCCATCGACATGTGGCGGTCCGCGATTGATTCACTTTTTTTTAGATAAAAAAAAATAAAAAAAGAAAAAAAAAAGTTAAGAACCACATAAACGGTTTTACCGTTAATCATGCTCTAACAGGCGGATAATTTATAGTGGTCATTTAATGATTATCTTTTCGATTGCGTCTAAATGTAGTTAGACGAATGTGCTTCAGCAAAATCTTATAAGAAAAATAATAATCAGATTTTCACTTTTACTATGAATCTATGATAAATAGACAATGTTCAAATTTTCACTTCAGGCTCGGCCAAAGTTCGAGGTGTTAGTTCCAGTCTAGATGGTGAGGCTCATGCTTTTCTGTACGCACCAGAACATCTGGATTAAGGGATGGAGGAATTTTGGTTCGAAGGGGGGATATTCTTGAACTCACCAATATTATCAATACTCGTGGACAAGATGTGGAGCTGGGTGATATATTGTATATTGGATGGGAATGTTGCCAGAGTGTTCTCTTGAACGGGTGAATAAAGAAAGAAATCAAGCGAGGCTGACGTAATTGCTAAGAAGGCTCTTGTTGGCCTAAGCCTGTACTCTTGAGTTTCATAATGTTCAAGCTGCTTGGTTAATTGATTATTTGTATTACCCTATACAATATAATTTAATCTGTTGAGAGTAAACAATGGATCGATTTCACTAAGCCGTATAACGGAAATCACGCCAAGTTTTACGTTAATAGTCTGCGATTATTTTCAACCCCTTCGCCCGACGTTGGATTGAATAAATTTCCTATGAAATTTACACGCTATTATCGTTTCCAACCGTGAGATTAAGATTTCCACGGTGTAGATTAGTGGATGAATCTCCAACGGCCAAGCAAACCACCATTAACGTACAAGTTTTGCCATCGATACGATATAACACGAAGATCCAATATAATTCCAGTTCACCTTATTTTAGGGGTAAAGAAGAATTAGTTACATAATACGACAACGACCACATCCACATGTAACTAGGTATGGGCATAAAAACTGAAATTTGAACCCAAATCCAAATCTAACCCGAAATAAAA
Proteins encoded in this window:
- the LOC106341333 gene encoding CASP-like protein 5C1 — protein: MEVVRTASVGTSSSIGLRLGQVLFSSASLLFMCFNDDDDFYAYTAFCYLVTVMGLVTPWSVTLALLEAYSIIVQRLPLQATVLSVIVSGDLVLSFLSLGGACSTASVTVILIGAGEKHCDRYKLSATMAFLSSFLSFASTFFNFRLLPSLFSS